From a region of the Sphingobacteriales bacterium genome:
- a CDS encoding nitrate reductase subunit alpha, with the protein MNWIKDIISPKTRQWEEFYRNRHQHDKVVRSTHGVNCTGGCSWNVHVRDGIVVWETQALDYPLLEDSLPPYEPRGCQRGISFSWYLYSPLRVKYPLVRGALIDLFRVERQKTGDALKAWENIQDDPEKRKKYQQARGKGGFRRISWEEILELIGAANISTVKKYGPDRIAGFSPIPAMSMISYAGGSRFLQLMGGLNLSFYDWYCDLPNAFPEIWGEQTDVAESADWYNAKFIAVMGANLGMTRTPDVHFFSESRHNGTKTVVFSPDFNMVAKYADQWVPVHAGQDGAFWMAVTHVILKEYHHEKKIPYFIDYVKKYTDSPYLVVINRTEAGFEAGRLLRANQTDKYKNIENGDWKFLNIDEKTGDFVCPGGSSGHRWGSADGKWNLKFEDAETGQSYQPLLSLIEQHDEILQLGFTDFAYNKKSYRGVPVKKVRTAEGELYVTTVYDLIMAQYGVDRGLGGEYPSGYGDEKAAYTPAWQEIFTGISAETVLNFTHEWARTAEATKGKCMIIIGAGINHWYHNNLIYRAGAMALMLTGCVGKNGGGLNHYVGQEKLAPMDSWSTIMSGRDWQPVARLQQTPIWHYMNSDQWRYDPNQKDYHTCPENEFTGMHTADMIVKSVKNGWMPFYPQFEKNNLELCNEAIQNGADNDEAIKNYVLNKLKNKELKYSVEDVDNKANFPRIWYIWRGNAIMSSAKGHEYFLKHYLGTHHNSIAEEVAKDQVLDVNWLENAPQGKMDLIIDLNFRMDTSALYSDIVLPSASWYEKADLNSTDMHSFIHPLSKAVPPAWESKSDWAIFREIAKITSKIAETHLPQPVKDIVATPLAHDSNAEIAQKNIKDWSKGECEAIPGKTMHNLVVVERDYTQIYHKFISLGPNILKNPLGAHGNAYMADDFYTKLLENKDHLQIINDKVYPSILEDEEVIEAILHLSTLTNGELSYRAYKNAEKKTGLQLADIAEGSKNVKISYKDLQSQPRRYNASPLWSGLMNNGRAYAAYTYNVEKLVPWRTLTGRQHFYLDHEGYLLFGEHLPTYKPQPTPEVYGELRKTIIEGNVKVLNYLTPHGKWHIHSTYGDNHLMLTLGRGMVPVWINEEDAAELGIHDNDWVEIYNDNGVYSARACVTTRIPRGLCFVYHSPERTYTVPKSEVRNKRRSGGHNSLTRVHLKPNLLMGGYGQFTYHFNYWGPVGVNRDTFVVIRKMEKVEF; encoded by the coding sequence ATGAATTGGATAAAAGATATCATTTCGCCCAAAACCCGTCAGTGGGAAGAGTTTTACCGCAACCGCCACCAACATGATAAAGTGGTAAGAAGTACGCATGGCGTCAATTGTACGGGAGGTTGCAGCTGGAATGTGCATGTCAGGGATGGTATTGTGGTTTGGGAAACACAGGCATTGGATTATCCATTGCTCGAAGACAGCCTGCCACCCTATGAACCCAGAGGATGCCAGCGTGGAATTTCATTTTCATGGTATTTATACAGTCCGCTGAGGGTTAAATACCCTTTGGTGAGGGGAGCATTGATAGATTTATTCAGAGTAGAAAGGCAAAAAACGGGAGATGCCCTGAAGGCATGGGAAAACATACAGGATGATCCCGAAAAGAGGAAAAAATATCAGCAGGCAAGAGGAAAAGGAGGATTCAGGCGTATTTCTTGGGAGGAAATATTAGAATTAATAGGTGCGGCCAATATTTCCACGGTTAAAAAATATGGTCCCGACCGGATAGCCGGCTTCTCCCCAATTCCGGCCATGTCGATGATCAGCTATGCAGGGGGGAGTCGTTTTCTTCAACTGATGGGGGGCTTAAATCTGAGTTTTTACGACTGGTACTGCGACTTGCCCAATGCTTTTCCTGAAATCTGGGGGGAACAGACCGATGTTGCCGAAAGTGCCGACTGGTATAATGCCAAGTTTATAGCCGTCATGGGAGCCAATCTTGGCATGACACGTACCCCTGATGTGCACTTCTTTTCAGAATCAAGACATAACGGAACTAAAACAGTGGTTTTCTCTCCCGATTTTAATATGGTGGCCAAGTATGCCGACCAATGGGTCCCCGTACATGCCGGTCAGGATGGTGCCTTCTGGATGGCTGTTACCCACGTCATACTGAAGGAATATCATCATGAGAAAAAAATCCCATATTTCATTGATTATGTTAAAAAATATACCGATAGCCCCTATCTGGTAGTAATTAACAGAACAGAAGCAGGTTTTGAAGCAGGGAGATTGTTGAGAGCCAATCAGACAGATAAATATAAAAACATCGAAAATGGGGACTGGAAATTCCTCAATATTGATGAAAAAACAGGAGATTTTGTTTGCCCTGGTGGAAGTTCAGGCCATCGCTGGGGGAGTGCTGATGGAAAATGGAACCTGAAATTTGAAGATGCTGAAACAGGACAGTCTTATCAGCCCTTACTCAGTCTGATCGAACAGCATGATGAGATATTGCAGCTTGGATTTACTGATTTTGCATACAACAAAAAATCTTACAGAGGAGTTCCTGTAAAAAAAGTCAGGACGGCCGAAGGAGAACTCTATGTTACAACGGTTTACGACCTGATAATGGCACAATATGGAGTTGACCGTGGACTGGGAGGTGAATATCCGTCCGGTTATGGTGATGAAAAAGCGGCCTATACGCCTGCATGGCAGGAAATATTCACTGGCATCAGTGCAGAAACTGTTCTGAATTTTACGCATGAATGGGCCAGGACAGCAGAAGCAACCAAGGGAAAATGTATGATTATTATTGGTGCCGGAATCAACCATTGGTATCATAATAATTTGATTTACAGGGCAGGAGCAATGGCGCTGATGCTGACAGGCTGTGTCGGGAAAAATGGTGGCGGACTCAATCATTATGTCGGACAGGAAAAGCTGGCACCTATGGACTCATGGAGTACCATCATGTCGGGCAGGGACTGGCAGCCGGTTGCCAGACTCCAGCAAACCCCGATATGGCATTACATGAATTCCGACCAGTGGAGATACGACCCCAATCAGAAAGATTACCATACCTGTCCGGAAAATGAATTTACCGGAATGCATACAGCCGATATGATTGTAAAATCGGTAAAAAACGGATGGATGCCTTTTTATCCTCAGTTTGAAAAAAACAATCTTGAATTATGCAATGAAGCCATTCAAAACGGGGCAGATAATGATGAAGCAATAAAAAACTATGTGCTTAACAAACTGAAAAACAAAGAATTAAAATATTCAGTAGAAGATGTTGACAATAAGGCAAATTTCCCGAGAATATGGTATATCTGGCGTGGAAATGCCATCATGTCGAGTGCCAAGGGACATGAATATTTTCTGAAACATTATCTGGGCACCCACCACAATTCAATAGCAGAAGAAGTGGCAAAAGATCAGGTTCTGGATGTGAACTGGCTGGAAAATGCTCCGCAGGGAAAAATGGATCTGATAATTGACCTGAATTTCAGAATGGATACCAGTGCGTTGTATTCTGATATTGTGTTACCCTCCGCCTCCTGGTATGAAAAAGCCGACCTGAACAGTACAGATATGCACTCCTTTATACATCCCTTGTCGAAAGCAGTTCCGCCTGCCTGGGAATCCAAATCAGACTGGGCAATTTTCAGAGAGATAGCAAAAATTACCAGTAAAATTGCAGAAACTCATCTGCCACAACCCGTTAAAGACATTGTGGCTACTCCTCTTGCCCACGACAGCAATGCCGAGATTGCTCAGAAAAACATTAAAGACTGGAGCAAGGGAGAATGTGAGGCTATTCCGGGTAAAACCATGCATAACCTGGTGGTTGTGGAGAGAGATTATACCCAAATCTATCATAAATTTATCAGTCTTGGTCCGAATATACTGAAAAATCCGCTGGGCGCTCATGGAAACGCTTATATGGCCGATGATTTTTATACCAAACTTCTTGAAAACAAGGATCATTTACAGATTATTAATGACAAAGTTTATCCCTCCATTCTCGAAGATGAGGAAGTAATCGAGGCTATCCTTCATTTATCCACACTCACCAACGGGGAACTCAGTTACAGGGCTTATAAAAATGCAGAGAAAAAGACAGGGCTGCAGTTGGCAGACATTGCAGAAGGAAGTAAAAATGTTAAAATCAGCTATAAAGACCTGCAGTCGCAACCCAGAAGATACAATGCCTCACCACTTTGGTCTGGATTGATGAATAATGGTAGGGCTTATGCAGCATATACCTACAATGTTGAAAAGCTGGTCCCATGGAGAACCCTTACCGGGAGACAGCATTTTTACCTCGACCATGAAGGTTATCTGTTGTTCGGAGAACATCTGCCCACCTACAAGCCACAACCCACACCGGAGGTTTATGGGGAATTAAGGAAAACCATTATTGAGGGTAATGTCAAGGTGCTGAATTACCTGACACCACACGGAAAGTGGCACATTCACAGTACTTATGGGGACAATCACCTCATGCTGACATTGGGCAGGGGAATGGTTCCCGTATGGATTAACGAAGAAGATGCTGCAGAGCTGGGCATTCATGACAACGACTGGGTGGAAATCTACAATGATAATGGGGTGTATAGTGCCAGAGCCTGTGTAACCACAAGAATACCACGAGGCTTATGTTTTGTCTATCATAGCCCCGAAAGAACTTATACCGTTCCCAAATCGGAGGTCAGAAATAAAAGACGCTCAGGCGGACACAACAGCCTGACCAGGGTACACCTGAAACCCAATCTGCTTATGGGAGGATACGGCCAGTTTACCTATCATTTCAACTACTGGGGGCCGGTTGGTGTAAACAGAGACACATTTGTCGTTATCAGAAAAATGGAAAAAGTGGAGTTCTGA